In one Epinephelus lanceolatus isolate andai-2023 chromosome 19, ASM4190304v1, whole genome shotgun sequence genomic region, the following are encoded:
- the pip5k1ba gene encoding phosphatidylinositol-4-phosphate 5-kinase, type I, beta a: MSTATADSVGRGTKTSKASKDHKKPTAAALKGAIQLGIGYAVGNLSSKPDRDVLMQDFSVVESVFLPSEGSNLTPAHHYPDFRLKTYAPLAFRYFRELFGIKPDDYLYSICNEPLIELSNPGASSSWFYLTSDDEFIIKTVQPKEAEFLQKLLPGYYMNLNQNPRTLLPKFYGLYCIQCSGANIRVVVMNNVLPRAMKMHYKYDLKGSSYKRRASRKERGKPSPTFKDLDFQEMHEGLLFDPDTYSALMKTLQRDCRVLESFKIMDYSLLLGIHVLDRKPLSRGNRCDSRKGQKVLYSTALESIQGNVKAPEPVADDDETLGGIPAKHKDENLLIFLGIIDILQSYRFIKKVEHSWKALVHDGDTVSVHRPSFYADRFLKFMGMTVFKKLHPLRGTSSKRKRSSLYAVKSASQEFLSPQKEEKKEEKKAQSMDNLDGNFYSSSKQPDLLPKVSFQGIQKDEDDLENSEDRRASSSTIALDDPLPSLSRSTSDSELDVYLHHKVSPRRPSWS; encoded by the exons ATGTCAACTGCCACTGCGGACAGTGTAGGAAGAGGAACCAAAACCTCTAAAGCATCAAAGGATCATAAAAAG CCCACAGCGGCTGCCCTGAAAGGAGCCATCCAGCTGGGCATCGGTTACGCTGTGGGAAACCTCAGCTCCAAACCCGACAGAGATGTTCTCATGCAGGACTTCTCTGTAGTGGAGAGCGTTTTCCTGCCCAG CGAGGGCAGCAATCTGACACCAGCCCATCACTACCCAGATTTCCGTCTGAAAACGTACGCACCGCTGGCCTTTCGCTACTTCAGAGAGCTGTTTGGCATCAAACCAGACGACTATCTG TACTCCATCTGTAACGAGCCTCTGATCGAGCTGTCCAACCCCGGAGCCAGCAGTTCCTGGTTCTACCTCACCAGCGATGATGAGTTCATCATTAAGACGGTGCAGCCTAAAGAGGCCGAGTTCCTGCAGAAGCTTCTTCCTGGTTACTATATG AATCTGAATCAGAACCCAAGGACGCTGCTGCCCAAGTTCTATGGCCTTTACTGCATCCAGTGCAGCGGTGCCAACATCCGCGTGGTGGTGATGAACAACGTGCTGCCGCGCGCCATGAAGATGCACTATAAGTACGACCTGAAGGGTTCTTCGTACAAACGCCGTGCCTCACGCAAAGAGCGTGGCAAACCTTCACCCACATTCAAAGACCTGGACTTCCAGGAGATGCACGAGGGCCTGCTCTTCGACCCGGACACCTACAGTGCCCTGATGAAAACCCTGCAGAGGGACTGTCGG GTCCTGGAGAGCTTTAAGATCATGGACTACAGTCTCCTGCTGGGGATTCATGTTTTGGACCGGAAGCCGCTGAGCAGAGGAAACCGATGTGACAGCAGGAAAGGACAGAAAGTCCTCTACTCCACTGCCCTCGAGTCCATCCAGGGGAACGTGAAGGCTCCTGAACCGGTGGCTGATGACGATGAAAC actgGGTGGAATTCCTGCCAAACATAAAGACGAGAACCTTCTGATCTTTTTAGGAATCATTGACATCCTTCAGTCCTACAG gttcatcAAGAAGGTTGAACACTCCTGGAAAGCTCTTGTGCATGATGGG GACACAGTGTCGGTTCACAGGCCCAGTTTTTACGCGGACAGATTTCTGAAGTTCATGGGGATGACTGTATTTAAAAAGCTCCATC CTTTAAGAGGAACATCttcaaagaggaagaggagttcCCTTTATGCAGTGAAATCAGCCTCTCAGGAGTTTCTGTCACcacagaaggaggagaagaaggaggagaagaaggccCAGAGCATGGACAACCTGGATGGAAACT TTTACAGTTCCTCCAAACAGCCGGATCTCCTTCCGAAAGTTTCTTTCCAGGGGATCCAAAAAGACGAGGACGATCTTGAAAACAG TGAAGACCGACGAGCCTCCAGTTCAACAATCGCTCTGGACGACCCTCTGCCGTCTCTCAGCAGGAGCACATCAGACTCTGAGCTGGACGTCTACTTG CATCACAAAGTCTCACCCAGGCGACCCAGCTGGAGTTGA